One segment of Opisthocomus hoazin isolate bOpiHoa1 chromosome 22, bOpiHoa1.hap1, whole genome shotgun sequence DNA contains the following:
- the GFPT2 gene encoding glutamine--fructose-6-phosphate aminotransferase [isomerizing] 2, giving the protein MCGIFAYLNYRVPRTRKEIFETLIKGLQRLEYRGYDSAGVAIDGNNNEDKERFIKLVKKRGKVKALEEELYKQDDLDSKADFETHFGIAHTRWATHGVPSAINSHPQRSDKGNEFVVIHNGIITNYKDLRKFLESKGYEFESETDTETIPKLIKYMYDNRESEDTSFSALVERVIQQLEGAFALVFKSIHYPGEAVATRRGSPLLIGVRSKYKLSTEQIPVLYRTCNIENVKNICNSRMKRLDSSTCLHAVGDKAVEFFFASDASAIIEHTNRVIFLEDDDIAAVTDGKLSIHRLERSASDDPSRAIQTLQMELQQIMKGNFSAFMQKEIFEQPESVVNTMRGRVNFESSTVLLGGLKDHLKEIRRCRRLIIIGCGTSYHAAVATRQVLEELTELPVMVELASDFLDRNTPVFRDDVCFFISQSGETADTLMALRYCKERRALTVGITNTVGSSISRETDCGVHINAGPEIGVASTKAYTSQFVSLVMFGLMMSEDRISLQKRRQEIISGLKSLPEMIKEVLSLDEKIHDLALELYKQRSLLVMGRGYNYATCLEGALKIKEITYMHSEGILAGELKHGPLALIDKQMPVIMVIMKDPCFTKCQNALQQITARQGRPIILCSKEDTESSKFAYKTIELPHTVDCLQGVLSVIPLQLLSFHLAVLRGYDVDFPRNLAKSVTVE; this is encoded by the exons ATGTGCG GAATTTTTGCTTATCTAAACTACAGAGTACCTCGGACTCGGAAGGAAATATTTGAAACCCTGATAAAAGGGTTGCAGAGACTGGAATACAGAGGATATGATTCTGCAG GAGTGGCGATTGATGGAAATAATAATGAAGATAAGGAAAGATTCATCAAACTAgttaagaaaagaggaaaagtaaaGGCCCTGGAAGAAGAGTTGTACA AACAAGATGACCTGGAttcaaaagcagattttgaaACACATTTTGGAATTGCTCATACTCGCTGGGCGACCCATGGAGTACCAAGTGCAATAaacagtcaccctcagaggtcaGATAAAGGAAATG aatTTGTTGTAATCCATAATGGAATCATCACAAATTATAAGGACCTGAGAAAATTTCTG GAGAGCAAAGGCTATGAATTCGAATCTGAAACGGATACAGAAACGATCCCCAAATTGATCAAATACATGTATGACAACAGAGAGAGTGAGGACACCAGTTTTTCAGCCTTGGTAGAAAGAGTAATTCAACAGTTG GAAGGTGCTTTTGCATTGGTTTTCAAGAGCATCCATTACCCAGGTGAAGCTGTTGCTACCAG gAGAGGGAGTCCTTTGCTCATTGGGGTTAGGAGCAAGTACAAGCTCTCCACTGAACAGATTCCAGTTTTATATAGGACAT GCAACATTGAGAATGTGAAGAACATATGCAATTCACGAATGAAAAGACTGGACAGCTCTACCTGCCTTCATGCTGTTGGGGATAAGGCAGTAGAATTCTTCTTCGCTTCAGATGCAAG cGCTATCATTGAGCACACCAACAGAGTAATTTTCTTAGAAGATGATGACATTGCAGCAGTAACTGATGGGAAGCTTTCAATTCATCGTCTCGAGCGTTCAGCTAGTGATGATCCTTCCCGGGCCATCCAAACCTTGCAGATGGAATTGCAGCAAATCATGAAGG GTAACTTCAGTGCATTCATGCAAAAGGAAATCTTTGAACAACCAGAATCAGTTGTCAATACGATGAGAGGCAGGGTGAATTTCGAGAGCAGCACAG ttCTGCTGGGGGGACTGAAGGATCACTTGAAAGAAATCAGAAGATGCCGAAGACTGATCATTATTGGCTGTGGTACCAGTTACCACGCTGCAGTAGCT ACTCGACAAGTATTGGAAGAATTAACAGAATTGCCAGTGATGGTGGAACTTGCCAGTGACTTCCTGGATagaaacacacctgtattcaGAGATGATGTGTGCTTTTTTATAAGTCAATCAG GTGAAACGGCAGATACGCTTATGGCCTTGAGGTACTGTAAAGAACGTCGTGCTCTAACGGTTGGCATCACAAACACGGTCGGAAGCTCAATATCCAGGGAGACTGACTGTGGTGTACATATCAATGCAGGACCCGAGATAGGTGTGGCAAGCACAAAG GCTTATACCAGCCAATTTGTGTCGCTTGTAATGTTTGGCCTAATGATGTCTGAAGACAGAATTTCCTTGCAGAAAAGGAGACAGGAAATCATTAGTGGACTAAAATCATTGCCAG AGATGATTAAAGAAGTCTTGTCCTTGGATGAGAAGATACACGATTTGGCTCTTGAACTGTACAAACAAAGATCGCTGCTGGTTATGGGTCGTGGGTATAATTATGCCACTTGTCTGGAAGGAGCTCTG aaaataaaagaaatcacctATATGCACTCTGAAGGTATCCTGGCTGGTGAGCTGAAACACGGGCCTTTAGCCCTAATAGATAAACAAATGCCTGTGATCATGGTGATAATGAAGGATCCTTGTTTCACCAAGTGCCAGAATGCTCTACAACAAATCACTGCTCGACAG ggtCGTCCAATCATCCTGTGCTCTAAAGAAGACACAGAAAGCTCAAAATTTGCCTACAAAACCATTGAACTGCCTCATACAGTTGACTGCCTTCAAGGAGTCTTGAGTGTTATTCCTCTCCAGTTGCTTTCATTCCACCTGGCTGTTCTCAGAGGATACGAT GTGGACTTTCCAAGAAATTTGGCCAAATCTGTTACTGTAGAATAA